One Diospyros lotus cultivar Yz01 chromosome 1, ASM1463336v1, whole genome shotgun sequence genomic window carries:
- the LOC127792889 gene encoding 40S ribosomal protein S11-like, with the protein MSVLKQPKVFLCSKKSGKGERPGKGGNRYWKSIGLGFKTPREATEGTYINKKCPFTGDVSIRGRILAGTCHSAKMMRTTIVRRNYLHYVKKYQRYEKRHSNIPAHKSPCFRVKEGDHVIIGRCRPLSKTVRCNVLKVVPAGSPGGGKKAFTAM; encoded by the exons ATGA GCGTTCTTAAGCAGCCAAAGGTGTTTCTT TGCTCGAAGAAATCAGGAAAAGGGGAACGACCTGGAAAGGGAGGGAATCGCTACTGGAAGAGTATTGGATTAGGCTTCAAGACTCCTAGAGAGGCAACTGAAG GAACCTATATTAACAAGAAATGTCCATTTACTGGTGATGTTTCTATAAGAGGCCGTATACTGGCTGGAACCTGCCATAGTGCCAAGATGATGAGAACAACCATTGTTCGACGCAATTACCTTCATTATGTCAAGAAATACCAGAG aTACGAGAAGAGGCATTCAAATATTCCAGCTCATAAATCCCCTTGCTTCCGAGTAAAAGAGGGAGACCATGTTATTATTGGCCGGTGCAG GCCATTGTCAAAGACTGTAAGGTGTAATGTACTAAAAGTGGTTCCAGCTGGTTCTCCCGGTGGTGGAAAGAAGGCATTTACTGCAATGTGA
- the LOC127788511 gene encoding flotillin-like protein 4 — MYRVASASEYLVITGFGITDIKIAKKAWVLPGQSCNVLDLSPVNYTFEVQAMSAEKLPFVLPAVFTIGPRIDDRDSLLKYAKLISPHDRLSRHVKELVQGVIEGETRVLAASMTMEEIFKGTKEFKEEVFEKVQLELNQFGLLIYNANVKQLVDVPGHEYFSYLGQKTQMEAANQAKVDVAEEKMKGEIGAKLREGRTQQNAARIDAETKIISTERQGEGKKEEIRVKTEVKVFENQREAEVAEANADLAKKKAGWVKEAQVAEVEAAKVVALREAELQGEVERMNALTQTEKLKAEFLSKASVEYETKVQEANWGLYRKQKAAEAILYEKEREAAAQKAIAEAAFYACQQAADGELYAKKKEADGLVALAQAQGLYIQTLLDALGGNYNALRDYLMINNGMFQEIAKINSQAVQGLQPKISIWTTGGEEAARGGSTGAMNEVAGVYRMLPPLFKTVHEQTGMLPPAWMGALTDSADHNNAN; from the exons ATGTATAGAGTTGCGAGTGCATCGGAGTACTTAGTGATCACCGGTTTCGGCATCACCGACATCAAGATCGCCAAGAAAGCATGGGTGCTTCCTGGCCAGTCCTGCAACGTCTTGGACCTCTCCCCGGTGAACTACACCTTCGAAGTCCAGGCCATGAGCGCCGAGAAGCTCCCTTTCGTCCTCCCCGCCGTCTTCACCATCGGCCCTCGCATCGACGACCGAGACAGCCTCCTCAAGTACGCGAAGCTCATCTCTCCCCACGACAGGCTGTCCCGCCATGTCAAAGAACTCGTCCAGGGAGTCATCGAAGGCGAAACTCGCGTTCTCGCCGCCTCCATGACCATG gAAGAGATTTTCAAAGGAACGAAGGAGTTCAAAGAGGAAGTGTTTGAGAAAGTGCAGCTGGAGCTCAACCAGTTCGGGCTTCTGATCTACAATGCGAACGTCAAGCAACTCGTCGATGTCCCCGGACACGAATACTTTTCTTACTTAGGGCAGAAGACTCAGATGGAGGCGGCGAACCAAGCGAAGGTGGACGTTGCGGAGGAGAAGATGAAGGGAGAGATTGGAGCGAAGCTCCGGGAGGGAAGGACGCAACAGAACGCAGCGAGGATCGATGCGGAGACGAAGATCATATCGACGGAGCGGCAGGGGGAGGGAAAGAAGGAGGAGATTAGGGTTAAGACTGAGGTGAAGGTGTTCGAGAACCAGAGAGAGGCGGAGGTGGCGGAGGCGAACGCAGACCTGGCAAAGAAGAAGGCTGGGTGGGTGAAAGAAGCTCAGGTGGCGGAGGTGGAGGCCGCCAAGGTGGTGGCTCTACGAGAGGCGGAACTGCAGGGTGAGGTGGAGAGGATGAACGCGTTGACTCAGACGGAGAAGCTCAAGGCCGAATTCCTCAGTAAAGCTAGCGTTGAGTATGAAACCAAG gtACAAGAGGCAAACTGGGGCCTCTACAGGAAGCAGAAAGCTGCAGAAGCAATCCTCTACGAAAAAGAACGAGAAGCCGCGGCCCAAAAGGCCATCGCCGAGGCCGCTTTCTACGCTTGCCAGCAAGCCGCCGACGGAGAATTATACGCCAAGAAAAAGGAAGCCGATGGGCTCGTGGCACTGGCACAAGCCCAAGGCCTTTACATCCAAACTCTTCTAGACGCCCTTGGAGGAAACTACAATGCCTTGAGAGACTACCTGATGATCAACAATGGCATGTTCCAAGAGATAGCCAAGATCAACTCCCAAGCCGTCCAAGGCCTGCAACCGAAGATCAGCATCTGGACAACCGGCGGCGAGGAGGCGGCCAGAGGCGGGAGTACTGGTGCCATGAATGAGGTTGCTGGAGTATACAGGATGTTGCCGCCGTTGTTCAAAACGGTTCATGAGCAAACCGGGATGCTGCCACCGGCTTGGATGGGCGCCTTGACCGATTCCGCTGATCACAATAATGCCAACTGA
- the LOC127788504 gene encoding ubiquitin-like domain-containing protein CIP73, whose translation MGSSGGDEGRISGSDMAKCSEATVEIKIKTLDSHTYTLRVDKCVSVSALKEQIATLTGMLSEQQTLICRGRVLKDDQLLSAYYVEDGHTLHLVARQPVLPSSGSSPDCPASSLRQQGNNAGARVVIGAFNLSEQGGRIPSGLSRFISAILDFNGITNIGSGNEGADAIRDASAESFSRIHAGSLRNSGRQGNSTRRGQSIPSSNVSPSLTSVPSEPLQLPVIPDSLSTLSQYLTRIRREFRANVGGENGNSQAAGTQGNDGQESAAAGQAGLPTPSFLADVVLSTRQILTEQAADCLSELSRQLENQANVIDPLARTNIQSNAIRSGILLQNLGALLLELGRTTMTLRMGQSPADTIVNAGPPVFVSMSGPNPIMVQPLPYQLETNFGAIPIGTVQHGFGLSRGSLGSGFLPRNVDISVHSGPLMRPPSANQREPSGGQQSPVRSSQLTSGSRNSSHQATPGASGSPSLTREYEVRALPIGTVVTAIPASLRQPPADLPRGSMGLVYPVLARSQGAASGNLNNGRDPHTSDGPRAGGLELGQQPTAGLRQNVGADVRDGSGQVTPATSEASPRVSDQGLFFSNLLREIIPAISEIASGGSASTSSDGEVETEDIATQAEENADGEASARQRRDPQCPSSSKRQRRE comes from the exons ATGGGAAGTAGTGGTGGCGATGAAGGTAGGATCTCTGGAAGTGACATGGCTAAGTGTTCTGAAGCAACAGTTGAAATAAAGATAAAGACATTGGATTCCCACACATACACTCTGAGAGTGGATAAATGT GTGTCTGTGTCTGCACTGAAAGAACAAATCGCTACTCTTACTGGCATGTTATCTGAACAACAGACACTGATATGCCGCGGAAGAGTCTTGAAGGATGACCAGCTCCTCTCAGCTTATT ATGTGGAAGACGGTCACACTTTACACTTGGTTGCAAGACAGCCAGTTCTGCCATCATCAGGGAGCTCTCCTGATTGCCCAG CTTCAAGTCTTCGCCAGCAAGGCAATAATGCAGGTGCTAGAGTAGTTATTGGAGCCTTTAATCTATCTGAACAAGGTGGCAGAATTCCTTCAGGTCTCAGTCGG TTTATCTCAGCCATTCTTGATTTCAATGGAATCACAAATATTGGCAGTGGCAATGAAGGGGCTGATGCTATCAGG GATGCTTCTGCAGAAAGCTTTTCAAGGATTCATGCTGGTAGCTTAAGAAATTCTGGCAGACAAGGCAATTCAACAAGAAGGGGTCAATCTATTCCCTCTAGCAATGTTTCGCCATCCCTGACTTCTGTTCCTTCTGAACCTCTGCAGCTGCCT GTTATCCCTGATTCTTTGTCAACTCTGTCCCAGTATTTGACTCGTATAAGGCGTGAATTTAGAGCAAATG TTGGAGGTGAGAATGGTAATTCCCAAGCTGCTGGCACACAAGGGAATGATGGACAAGAATCTGCTGCTGCTGGACAGGCAGGGCTCCCAACACCATCATTCTTGGCCGATGTGGTGCTGTCTACTAGACAAATACTCACTGAACAGGCAGCAGATTGCTTATCT GAACTTAGCAGGCAACTAGAGAATCAGGCTAATGTGATTGATCCTCTGGCAAGAACCAACATTCAATCCAATGCTATAAGATCTGGCATCCTTTTGCAAAATTTAGGTGCTCTGCTACTCGAGCTTGGTCGGACAACCATGACACTCCGAATGGGCCAATCACCT GCTGACACTATTGTTAATGCTGGTCCTCCTGTGTTTGTATCCATGTCTGGTCCCAATCCTATTATGGTTCAg CCACTTCCTTATCAACTTGAAACAAACTTTGGGGCAATTCCTATTGGGACTGTACAACATGGCTTTGGATTGTCTAGAGGATCTCTTGGCTCTGGTTTCCTTCCCAGAAATGTCGACATCAGTGTACACTCAG GTCCCTTGATGCGTCCACCTTCCGCTAACCAAAGGGAACCAAGTGGTGGGCAGCAGTCTCCAGTGCGAAGCAGCCAATTGACTTCTGGTAGTAGAAATTCAAGTCATCAGGCCACTCCAGGAGCCTCTGGAAGTCCATCTTTGACCAGAGAGTATGAAGTCCGCGCACTTCCTATCGGGACTGTGGTTACAGCAATACCTGCTTCTCTCAGGCAACCTCCTGCTGACTTGCCTCGAGGTTCAATGGGCTTGGTCTATCCAGTTCTTGCAAGATCTCAAGGTGCTGCTTCTGGAAATCTGAACAATGGAAGGGATCCTCACACGTCCGATGGACCTCGCGCTGGTGGTCTCGAGCTGGGGCAACAACCTACTGCAGGGTTGCGGCAAAATGTTGGAGCAGATG TTCGTGATGGATCGGGTCAAGTTACTCCCGCAACTTCAGAGGCTTCGCCAAGAGTGAGTGATCAAGGGCTGTTCTTTTCCAATTTACTGCGTGAGATCATACCCGCTATATCTGAGATTGCATCAGGGGGGTCAGCTAGTACATCATCAGATGGAGAAGTTGAGACGGAGGATATAGCAACACAA GCTGAAGAAAACGCAGATGGAGAGGCCTCAGCAAGGCAGCGTCGCGACCCACAATGTCCATCAAGCTCAAAACGTCAAAGG AGGGAGTGA